The following coding sequences lie in one Rhodothermales bacterium genomic window:
- the leuB gene encoding 3-isopropylmalate dehydrogenase, producing MAAAKTYRIVTLPGDGIGPDVLREAMRVLGAVAKPAGFAIEETTHLVGGAAIDGAGNPFPDATRAACLAADAVMLGAVGGPAWDHHTGAMRPESGLLALRKALGAYANLRPVAVPEALVAASPLRPEVVRGTDMLIVRELTGGIYFGEPRGREVKDGRRSAHNTMVYDEHEIARIATIAFEWARRRRGKVTLVDKANVLVVSQLWREVVPEVHKASFSDIELDTLYVDNAAMQIVLRPAQFDVVLTGNLFGDILSDLAATLPGSLGMLPSASLGSGIGLFEPVHGSAPDIAGQNKANPLAAILSAAMLLDALGEATAAEAVRAAVDDTLAEGLRTGDLWREGFTRVGTTEMGERVATLARKRLEHVPIG from the coding sequence ATGGCAGCTGCAAAAACCTATCGCATCGTAACCCTGCCCGGCGACGGCATTGGGCCCGACGTGCTCCGCGAAGCCATGCGGGTGCTCGGGGCCGTGGCGAAGCCGGCAGGGTTCGCGATCGAAGAAACGACGCACCTCGTGGGCGGCGCCGCCATCGACGGCGCGGGGAATCCGTTCCCCGACGCCACCCGCGCGGCCTGCCTCGCGGCGGATGCCGTGATGCTGGGGGCGGTCGGTGGGCCGGCCTGGGATCACCATACCGGCGCGATGCGCCCCGAAAGCGGCCTGCTCGCCCTGCGCAAGGCGCTCGGCGCGTATGCCAACCTGCGCCCGGTGGCCGTGCCGGAAGCCCTCGTGGCGGCATCGCCGCTGCGGCCGGAGGTGGTGCGCGGGACGGACATGCTCATCGTGCGCGAGCTGACCGGCGGCATCTACTTCGGCGAGCCCCGCGGCCGCGAGGTGAAGGACGGCCGGCGCTCGGCGCACAACACGATGGTGTACGACGAGCACGAAATCGCCCGCATCGCGACGATCGCCTTCGAGTGGGCGCGTCGCCGGCGGGGGAAGGTGACGCTGGTGGACAAGGCCAACGTGCTGGTCGTGTCGCAGCTCTGGCGGGAAGTCGTCCCCGAAGTGCACAAGGCATCGTTCAGCGACATCGAACTCGATACGCTGTATGTCGACAACGCCGCGATGCAGATCGTGCTGCGCCCCGCGCAGTTCGATGTCGTGCTGACCGGCAACCTGTTTGGCGACATCCTCTCGGATCTCGCCGCCACCTTGCCCGGATCGCTGGGCATGCTGCCCTCCGCGAGCCTGGGCAGCGGCATCGGGCTCTTCGAGCCGGTGCACGGCAGCGCGCCGGATATCGCCGGCCAGAACAAAGCCAACCCGCTCGCCGCCATCCTGAGCGCCGCCATGCTCCTCGACGCGCTCGGAGAGGCGACCGCCGCCGAAGCGGTTCGCGCGGCGGTGGACGACACGCTCGCCGAGGGCCTGCGGACGGGCGATCTCTGGCGCGAGGGCTTTACCCGCGTCGGCACCACGGAAATGGGCGAACGCGTCGCCACCCTGGCGCGCAAACGCCTGGAACATGTACCTATCGGTTAA
- the ilvC gene encoding ketol-acid reductoisomerase: MNVHYDADQSIIQGKKVAVIGYGSQGHAHALNLTDSGVEVVVGLRPGSKSAEKAAEKGLRVMSVGDATKWADVVMVLVPDQHHKKVFNTDIAPNLSAGKALGVGHGFSVLYGEINPPAGVDVFMVAPKSPGHLVRRVYTEGAGVPCLVAVAQDPSGNALRLALSYAAAIGGAKAGVIETTFKDETETDLFGEQAVLCGGSEALIKAGFETLTEAGYPPELAYFEVLHELKLIVDLYYEGGLAYMNYSISDTAEYGNYSRGPRVVGPAVKTEMKKILGEIQSGQFAREWIAECDAGWPNFGNLRKASHDHPIEVVGKKLRSMMSWLRPKKSADTADSPVVVES; the protein is encoded by the coding sequence TTGAACGTTCATTACGATGCCGACCAGAGCATCATCCAGGGGAAAAAAGTCGCGGTCATCGGCTATGGCAGCCAGGGACACGCGCATGCGCTGAACCTCACGGACAGTGGGGTAGAGGTCGTCGTCGGATTGCGTCCGGGATCGAAATCGGCCGAGAAGGCGGCGGAGAAAGGCCTGCGCGTCATGTCGGTGGGTGACGCCACGAAATGGGCCGACGTCGTGATGGTCCTCGTGCCGGACCAGCACCACAAAAAGGTATTCAATACGGATATCGCCCCGAACCTCAGCGCCGGCAAGGCGCTCGGCGTCGGGCACGGCTTCAGCGTGCTGTACGGCGAGATCAACCCCCCGGCCGGCGTCGACGTGTTCATGGTCGCGCCGAAGTCGCCCGGCCACCTCGTCCGCCGCGTGTACACCGAAGGCGCCGGCGTGCCCTGCCTCGTGGCCGTCGCCCAGGATCCCTCCGGCAACGCGCTCCGCCTCGCGCTCAGCTACGCGGCCGCCATCGGCGGCGCGAAGGCCGGCGTGATCGAGACGACGTTCAAGGACGAGACCGAGACGGACCTCTTCGGCGAACAGGCCGTGCTTTGCGGCGGCTCCGAGGCGCTCATCAAGGCGGGCTTCGAGACGCTGACGGAAGCCGGCTACCCGCCTGAACTGGCCTATTTCGAGGTGCTGCACGAGCTGAAGCTGATCGTCGACCTCTATTACGAGGGCGGCCTGGCCTACATGAACTACTCGATCAGCGACACGGCGGAATACGGCAACTACTCGCGCGGCCCCCGCGTGGTCGGGCCGGCCGTGAAGACGGAGATGAAGAAGATCCTCGGCGAGATCCAGTCGGGCCAGTTCGCCCGCGAATGGATCGCCGAATGCGATGCCGGCTGGCCGAACTTCGGCAACCTGCGCAAGGCCTCGCACGATCATCCGATCGAGGTCGTGGGCAAGAAGCTGCGCTCGATGATGAGCTGGCTGCGCCCGAAGAAGTCGGCCGATACCGCCGATTCCCCCGTCGTCGTCGAGTCGTAG
- the ilvN gene encoding acetolactate synthase small subunit, with protein sequence MSQATLTPQQIYRKKAAGEPVQADESLQLRRHIFSVLLENSIGALNRVVNLFYQRGFDLESVVVGISDDPSLYRVTLVTNGTPRKIDQVLRHLNNLVDTVQVEDLTDQEYVERELCLLKIRYNERNRSQIMDINDIFRGKVIDITHETMTYELTGPATKINAFIGMMQPFGIEELHRSGRVAMRRALIHGS encoded by the coding sequence ATGAGCCAGGCAACCCTTACACCCCAGCAGATTTACCGCAAGAAAGCCGCCGGCGAGCCGGTGCAGGCGGACGAATCGCTGCAGCTGCGCCGCCACATCTTCAGCGTGCTGCTGGAGAATTCCATCGGCGCCCTCAACCGCGTCGTGAACCTGTTCTATCAGCGCGGCTTCGACCTCGAGAGCGTCGTGGTGGGCATCAGCGACGACCCGTCGCTCTACCGCGTCACGCTCGTGACGAACGGAACGCCGCGCAAGATCGACCAGGTGCTGCGCCACCTCAATAACCTCGTGGACACGGTGCAGGTCGAAGACCTCACCGACCAGGAATATGTCGAACGCGAACTCTGCCTGCTCAAGATCCGCTACAACGAGCGGAATCGCAGCCAGATCATGGACATCAACGACATCTTCCGGGGCAAGGTGATCGACATCACCCACGAGACGATGACGTACGAACTGACCGGGCCGGCGACCAAGATCAATGCCTTTATCGGCATGATGCAGCCGTTCGGGATCGAAGAACTCCACCGAAGTGGCCGGGTCGCGATGCGTCGCGCGCTCATCCACGGAAGCTGA
- the ilvB gene encoding biosynthetic-type acetolactate synthase large subunit, with the protein MLPTPSSVMSGAEIFVRSLEAEGVRYVFGYPGGAVIKVYDEIARLNPSFKHILVKHEQGGTHMAAGYAKVTGKAGTVLVTSGPGATNCVTGIADAYMDSVPMVVFTGQVPTQLIGNDAFQECDIIGITRSITKHSYQVRDVRDLARTIREAYHIAETGRPGPVVVDLPKDVLAANTTFQYPEHVAIRGYNAHVPVAMKQVETAAAMIMASERPLLYVGGGTLNARAADLLTEFARKTNIPVTTTLHGLSAFPETDPLSLGMLGMHGTWYANQAVQNCDLIFSVGARFDDRVTGKLDSWAPHAKVIHIDIDPSCISKNVPVDCPILGDVKEVLQKMMPLVSKKDTGAWLSRIATWRAECPLEYEKDGLLRAQGVIQKLRETSAGDAVVVTDVGQHQMWTAQYFQFVRPYSHITSGGLGTMGFGLPAAIGAAFGMREKGIDAPVISISGDGGFAMNAQEMAIASAHALPVKIIVINNQFLGMVRQWQELFHENRYSHTDLAPTNPDFVLLAEAYHVKGLRAGDPASLDQAIATAWSITDAPVLIECQVQKEEMVFPMVPAGAATGEMITKRYRNEDAL; encoded by the coding sequence ATGTTGCCGACCCCGAGTTCCGTAATGTCCGGCGCGGAGATTTTCGTCCGCTCGCTAGAGGCGGAAGGTGTACGCTATGTCTTCGGATATCCGGGTGGGGCTGTCATCAAGGTGTACGATGAAATCGCGCGCCTGAACCCGAGCTTCAAGCATATTCTGGTCAAACACGAGCAGGGCGGCACGCACATGGCGGCCGGCTATGCGAAGGTGACCGGCAAGGCCGGCACCGTCCTCGTGACCAGCGGCCCCGGCGCCACCAACTGCGTCACGGGCATCGCCGACGCCTACATGGATTCGGTGCCGATGGTGGTCTTTACCGGCCAGGTGCCGACGCAGCTGATCGGCAACGACGCCTTCCAGGAATGCGATATCATCGGCATCACGCGGAGCATCACGAAACACAGCTACCAGGTGCGCGACGTGCGCGACCTGGCCCGGACCATCCGCGAGGCCTATCATATCGCTGAAACGGGCCGGCCCGGCCCCGTCGTCGTCGACCTGCCGAAAGACGTCCTGGCGGCCAACACCACCTTCCAATATCCGGAGCATGTCGCCATCCGCGGGTACAATGCACACGTTCCCGTTGCGATGAAACAGGTCGAGACGGCCGCCGCGATGATTATGGCATCGGAGCGGCCGTTGCTGTATGTGGGCGGCGGCACGCTGAACGCCCGCGCGGCGGACCTGCTCACCGAGTTCGCCCGCAAGACGAACATCCCGGTCACGACGACCCTCCACGGCCTGAGCGCCTTCCCGGAAACGGACCCGCTGTCGCTCGGCATGCTGGGCATGCACGGCACGTGGTACGCCAACCAGGCCGTCCAGAACTGCGACCTCATCTTTTCGGTGGGCGCGCGCTTCGACGACCGCGTGACGGGCAAGCTCGACAGCTGGGCGCCGCACGCCAAGGTGATCCATATCGACATCGATCCCTCGTGCATCTCGAAAAACGTCCCGGTCGATTGCCCGATCCTCGGCGACGTGAAGGAGGTGCTCCAGAAAATGATGCCGCTGGTGTCGAAGAAAGACACCGGCGCCTGGTTGAGCCGGATCGCGACGTGGCGCGCGGAATGCCCGCTCGAATACGAAAAGGACGGGCTGCTGCGGGCGCAGGGCGTCATCCAGAAGCTGCGCGAGACGTCGGCCGGCGACGCCGTGGTCGTCACGGACGTCGGGCAGCACCAGATGTGGACGGCCCAGTACTTCCAGTTCGTGCGCCCGTATTCGCACATCACGTCGGGCGGCCTCGGCACGATGGGCTTCGGCCTGCCTGCGGCCATCGGCGCGGCGTTCGGGATGCGCGAGAAGGGGATCGACGCCCCGGTGATCTCCATCAGCGGCGACGGCGGCTTCGCCATGAACGCCCAGGAGATGGCCATCGCGTCGGCGCACGCCCTTCCGGTCAAGATCATCGTCATCAACAACCAGTTCCTCGGCATGGTGCGCCAGTGGCAGGAGCTCTTCCACGAGAACCGCTACAGCCACACGGACCTCGCGCCGACGAACCCGGACTTCGTCCTGCTCGCCGAGGCCTACCACGTGAAGGGCCTTCGTGCCGGCGACCCCGCGTCGCTCGACCAGGCGATCGCGACGGCGTGGTCCATCACCGATGCGCCCGTGCTCATCGAGTGCCAGGTCCAGAAGGAAGAAATGGTATTCCCGATGGTGCCGGCCGGCGCGGCCACCGGCGAGATGATCACGAAACGGTACCGGAACGAAGACGCGCTCTGA
- a CDS encoding substrate-binding domain-containing protein, which translates to MRVLLVLLLLASCGQPAEKAGDAGAIRVGVTVLTMTHPFFLDLVDALQQEADANGIEVMLVSGEFDIAKQQNQIADFIVQGVDALIVTPTDSRAIGTSIAEANRAGIPVFTADIAALAEGVDVVGHVGIDNYDGGKKAGRAIVEMLRGQGRVGIVDHPEVESVIERTRGFRDAIAEANAADAAVEIVSVLPGSGSMDKAFKATEDMLQAHPDLDAIFGINDETALGALAAIEKAGKAGRVQVVGFGGKKEAIEAVDRGALYADVITYPREIGRLSIQAVVAYARGESVPAVQLIPTELYTRTSN; encoded by the coding sequence ATGCGTGTCTTGCTTGTGCTTCTGCTCCTCGCGTCCTGCGGTCAGCCCGCCGAGAAGGCGGGGGATGCCGGCGCGATCCGCGTCGGTGTCACGGTCCTGACGATGACGCATCCGTTTTTTCTCGATCTGGTGGATGCGCTCCAGCAGGAGGCGGATGCCAACGGCATCGAGGTGATGCTGGTCTCGGGCGAATTCGATATCGCGAAGCAGCAAAACCAGATCGCCGATTTCATCGTGCAGGGCGTCGACGCGCTGATCGTCACGCCGACCGACTCCCGCGCCATCGGAACCTCGATCGCGGAGGCCAATCGCGCCGGCATCCCCGTGTTCACGGCCGACATTGCGGCGCTGGCCGAGGGCGTGGACGTAGTGGGGCATGTGGGGATCGACAATTACGACGGGGGCAAAAAAGCCGGCCGCGCGATTGTCGAGATGCTGCGCGGGCAGGGGCGCGTCGGCATCGTGGATCATCCCGAGGTGGAATCGGTGATCGAGCGGACGCGGGGATTCCGGGACGCCATCGCCGAGGCCAATGCGGCGGACGCGGCGGTCGAGATCGTTTCCGTGCTTCCGGGCAGCGGCTCCATGGACAAGGCGTTTAAAGCCACCGAGGACATGCTCCAGGCGCATCCCGACCTCGACGCGATCTTCGGCATCAACGACGAGACGGCGCTCGGCGCGCTGGCGGCCATCGAAAAAGCCGGCAAGGCCGGACGCGTGCAGGTCGTCGGCTTCGGCGGCAAGAAGGAGGCTATCGAGGCGGTGGACCGGGGCGCGCTCTACGCCGATGTGATCACGTACCCCCGCGAGATCGGCCGGCTTTCCATTCAGGCCGTCGTGGCCTACGCCCGGGGCGAATCCGTGCCCGCCGTGCAGTTGATCCCGACCGAACTCTACACGCGGACGTCGAATTGA